A stretch of Paenibacillus sp. URB8-2 DNA encodes these proteins:
- a CDS encoding DUF72 domain-containing protein, with translation MIKIGLTGFGDHEELYGKIKPADRLPAYSAHFSIVEIDSSFYAVQPVKNYVKWVSQTPGDFGFIVKAYQGMTGHLRGKKNYFDTAEEMFQAFHTSIEPVIEAGKLTMTLFQFPPWFDCTKENVDVLRETRERMKDVPCALEFRNSTWYSPEYRERTLAFMKKEGWIHTVVDEPQAGIGSIPIVSVATSPEATYVRMHGRNAKGWHQSSHPDWRKLRYLYRYSTEELAEWQLRLKELEKDSRNAYVVFNNNSAGDATPNAKELQVLLGGDDSGLAPLQLDLFNNPS, from the coding sequence GTGATCAAGATCGGTTTGACGGGATTCGGCGACCATGAAGAACTGTACGGCAAAATCAAGCCCGCCGACCGGTTGCCCGCGTACAGCGCGCATTTTTCCATCGTGGAAATCGACAGCTCCTTCTATGCCGTTCAGCCGGTTAAAAATTACGTCAAATGGGTGAGCCAGACGCCGGGCGATTTCGGTTTCATTGTCAAAGCCTATCAGGGAATGACTGGACATCTGCGGGGCAAAAAAAATTATTTCGATACCGCCGAAGAAATGTTTCAGGCGTTTCATACTTCCATAGAGCCCGTCATTGAGGCGGGCAAGCTGACCATGACGCTCTTTCAGTTCCCCCCGTGGTTCGACTGTACGAAGGAGAACGTGGATGTGCTGCGCGAAACCAGGGAGCGGATGAAGGATGTGCCCTGCGCGCTTGAATTCCGCAACTCCACCTGGTACAGCCCTGAATACCGGGAACGGACGCTGGCGTTTATGAAAAAAGAAGGCTGGATTCACACGGTGGTCGATGAGCCGCAGGCCGGAATCGGATCTATTCCGATCGTGTCCGTGGCGACTTCGCCGGAGGCAACTTATGTGCGGATGCATGGACGAAACGCCAAGGGCTGGCATCAGAGCAGTCATCCCGATTGGCGCAAGCTGCGGTATCTGTACCGTTACAGTACGGAAGAGCTGGCGGAATGGCAGCTCCGGCTGAAAGAACTGGAGAAGGACTCACGGAACGCGTATGTGGTCTTTAACAATAATTCGGCGGGTGACGCCACCCCTAATGCCAAGGAGCTGCAGGTTCTTCTCGGCGGAGACGACAGCGGCCTTGCACCGCTGCAATTGGATTTGTTCAACAACCCATCATGA
- a CDS encoding alpha-amylase: MKRNHTMMQFFEWHVAADGEHWKRLAKLAPELKAAGIDAVWIPPVTKGQSPEDTGYGVYDLYDLGEFDQKGSVRTKYGTKQDLIDAIAECVRNGIAVYVDLVMNHKAGADETEAFQVVEVDPENRLEVISEPFEIEGWTKFTFPGRGDQYSSFKWNFQHFNGTDYDAKEERTGIFKIIGENKDWSRNVDDEFGNYDYLMFANIDYGNPVVRAEMLEWGKWLVDTLQCSGYRLDAIKHINYEFIGEFAAEMTRKRGEDFYIVGEFWNPDVEACRQFLDTVDYQIDLFDVALHYKFHAASLSGRDFDLTTLFDDTLVQTHPTHAVTFIDNHDSQPHESLESWVGDWFKLSAYALILLRQDGYPVVFYGDYYGIGGPTKVEGKREDIDRLLCARYHKSYGEQNDYFDHPNTIGWVRRGVEEIPESGCAVVVSNGDDGEKSMFIGEERAGEVWVDLTLSREDTVEIGEDGWAVFPVNGGDVSVWALPLEQPDGEEDSSKAAIETEDAAKEGKPEKK; the protein is encoded by the coding sequence ATGAAGCGCAATCATACAATGATGCAGTTCTTCGAGTGGCATGTGGCTGCCGACGGCGAGCATTGGAAGCGACTGGCGAAGCTTGCGCCGGAGCTGAAAGCAGCGGGAATCGACGCCGTCTGGATTCCTCCGGTGACGAAAGGCCAATCCCCCGAAGATACCGGGTACGGCGTATATGATCTGTACGATCTTGGGGAGTTCGATCAAAAGGGCAGCGTCCGGACAAAATACGGGACGAAGCAGGATCTGATCGACGCGATTGCGGAATGTGTAAGGAACGGGATTGCGGTCTATGTCGATCTGGTCATGAACCACAAAGCCGGCGCGGATGAAACGGAGGCGTTCCAGGTCGTCGAAGTCGATCCGGAGAACCGCCTGGAGGTCATATCCGAGCCGTTCGAAATTGAAGGCTGGACGAAATTCACGTTTCCCGGACGCGGCGACCAGTACTCTTCCTTCAAATGGAACTTCCAGCATTTCAACGGCACGGACTATGACGCCAAGGAAGAGCGGACCGGCATCTTTAAGATCATCGGGGAAAACAAGGACTGGAGCCGCAATGTCGACGACGAGTTCGGAAACTACGACTACCTGATGTTCGCCAATATTGATTACGGCAATCCCGTCGTACGCGCCGAAATGCTGGAGTGGGGAAAATGGCTCGTCGATACGCTCCAATGCAGCGGCTACCGGCTGGACGCCATCAAGCATATCAATTATGAATTTATCGGCGAATTCGCGGCGGAAATGACCCGCAAGCGCGGGGAGGATTTCTATATTGTCGGCGAATTCTGGAATCCGGATGTTGAAGCCTGCCGCCAGTTTCTGGACACGGTTGACTATCAGATCGACCTGTTCGATGTGGCGCTCCACTATAAATTCCATGCCGCTTCGCTGAGCGGCCGGGACTTCGATCTGACCACCCTTTTCGATGATACGCTGGTGCAGACGCACCCCACCCATGCTGTCACTTTTATCGACAATCACGATTCTCAGCCCCATGAGTCGCTGGAATCTTGGGTCGGCGACTGGTTCAAGCTGAGCGCGTATGCGCTGATCCTGCTTCGCCAAGATGGGTATCCCGTTGTATTTTACGGCGATTATTACGGCATCGGCGGACCGACGAAGGTTGAAGGCAAGCGCGAAGACATCGACCGTCTGCTGTGCGCCCGCTACCATAAATCCTACGGCGAACAGAATGATTACTTCGATCATCCGAATACGATCGGCTGGGTGCGACGGGGAGTCGAGGAAATTCCAGAGTCGGGCTGCGCGGTCGTGGTATCGAACGGAGACGACGGCGAGAAGAGCATGTTCATCGGTGAGGAGCGCGCCGGGGAGGTCTGGGTCGATCTGACGCTGAGCCGGGAAGATACGGTAGAGATTGGTGAAGACGGATGGGCCGTCTTTCCCGTAAACGGCGGCGACGTGTCCGTGTGGGCGCTGCCGCTCGAGCAGCCGGACGGCGAAGAGGACAGCTCTAAAGCCGCCATTGAAACAGAAGAT